The segment ATCAAGGCGATGAATTGATCCAAAACTTATTAGATTTGTATCAACTGGAATCTGGAGAAGCGTTAGCTCCACCCGAACCGCTCAATTTAAGAGAGCTTTTGCGGAAAACAACAGATGCGTTTCAAGTCAGAACTCGGGATTGTCAACAACTTCTCAAGGTGAATCTTCCCGAAACCTTGCCTGTGATTGTGGCAGATGGAGTCAGTTTGCGCCGAATTCTCGTTGAGCTGTTAAATAATGCCTGCAAATATACACAAAGTGGAGGTGAAATCTGCCTCAAAGTTCGCGAAGGATTGAGTGAAAATCAGACTCCACTTTTGCAATTTACGATCGCCAATCAATCCGAAATTCCGACAAAAAACTTGCCGCATATTTTTGACAAATTTTATCGAGTTCCGGGCAGCGATCGCTGGCAAAAAGGCGGCACAGGTCTAGGACTTGCCCTCGTCAAAAAGCTCGTTGAACAGCTTCAAGGCAGTATTATTGTAAAAAGCCAGACTGGGTGGACTACTTTTGTCATCGAACTGCCTTATGAAACTCTTTAAATGAACTTCAGCAAGTCTCCATGAAGTTCGATCAAAATTTGAGTAAAGATTTTAGAGGCAAAGATTTATTCACCCCTGAATTCGAGCGTGAGTCATGCGAGAAACTGACCAGATCCAGTTACAACAGCGCAATGCGGAACTCGAAGTACTCGTCGCCGAACTGCGATCGCAACTTCAATCCCAATCTGTGCAAGAACTGACGAAAACCCCCAAAGCAATCGCTCCTTCAGTGTCGAGCGTGGAGGCGGAATTTGATCTGGATACCGTGCGATCGCTGCGCTATCAAATCACCAAGCTCGAACATAAGATCGAACAACTTCAAGCTGAAGTCAGTCGTCGCCGTCGTGAGCAAGAAAGCCTCAGAACGAGCGAACAACGCTATCGATCCGTCGTAGAAGCGATGCATGAAGCTGTGATGATGCTCAATGCAGAAGGACTCATCGAAACTTGTAATGCCAGTACTGAGAAAATTTTGGAATGTGCGATCGATGAATTGATCGATCGCAATATTTTGGAGTTGGGCTGGGAAGCGATCCATGAAGATGGTTCTGCATTTGATCTCGAAACTTTTCCGGGTCTGATCACGGCAAAAACGGGGATTCCCTGCTCAGAAGTCATTCTGGGTCTCTGCAAACCTGAGAAACAGGTAACTTGGATTTCGATCAATTCTCAGCCGCTGTTTCAGCCTGGACAAGTTTTACCCTACGCGGTCGTTGTTTCTTTTTCAGATATTAGTCTGCGCCGCTGGATCGAAGAGGAGCGGCATCAACTGTTAGCCCGTGAGCAAACTGCCCGTGCTGAAGCAGAATTAGCCCGTGAACAGATTAACCGGGTTTTGCAGAGCATTACCGATGGATTTGTCGCGCTCGATCGCTCTGCTCGTTTTACCTATGTCAATCACGCTGCCGCACAGATCTTAGGGAAGCCTGCCCGAGATTTGCTCGGCAAAGTGCTTTGGCAGGAGTTTCCCGACTTTGCAGAAACGAGTTTTGGGCAACTCTATCGACGTGCGATGGCAGAAGGTGTCCCCCTCGAAATTGTCGATTACTATATCCCCTGTCAGGGCTGGTATTCAATGCGCGCCTATCCTGCTAAGTCTGGCGTGTCTTTATTTTTCCGCAATATGACCGATTCGGTCGAAACCGCAAGAGAGCGCGACCAAGCTCAGCAAGCGCTCAGATGTGCCTTACAGCGGTTATCCTTCCATGTGGATAATTCACCGTTTGCTGTCATTGAATGGGATCAAAATTTACGGATCACTCGCTGGTCACGCGAAGCCGAAGCCTTACTCGGATGGGATGCGTCTGAAGTGATTGGCAAACAGTTTGGAAGTTGGGAATTAGTCGTACCAGAGGATTTAGGCACGGTTGATCGCGCGATCGCGCAACTTCTCAACGGGCAGACGACTCGCAATGTTTGTACCAGCCGCAATGTCTCGAAAGATGGCTCGATCGTGCCCTGTGAATGGTATAACTCCGTCCTGTTTGATAGCTCAGGTGAGCTAATTTCAGTCTTGTCGCTGATTTTGAATGTGCGAGAGCGACAGCAAGTCGAAGATGAACGCAAAGCTGCGGCTGCGGAACTGCGAGAAAGTGAAGAACGATTCCGGCAGTTAGCTGAGAACATTGAACAGATCTTCTGGATGTACGATGTCGAGCAACGCAAGCTGATTTACATCAGTCCAGGATGTCAGCAAGTTTTGGGGTATGACAGTCAAAGCTGTTATGAGAAACCGTTAAGTTTTTGGCTCAATCGGGGGCTACCAGAAGATATCCCCCATCTGATGAAAGTCAGTCGGCAAGCACTCAGAGGCAAATCCGCAGAGGCAACATTTCAGTTCCAGCGCCCCGATCAAGAAAAGCGCTGGTTACTCGCACGTGCCTTTCCCGTGCGCAATCAGCAAGGCAAAGTCTATCGCATAGCGGGAATTGCAGAAGATATTACCGAAGCTAAGCATCGAGAAGCAGAGCGCCAAGCTCAAGAGCAGCGATTGTTACTTTTAGAGTCTGTCGTCTTAAATGCAAATGATGCGATCGTGATTACTGAAGCAGAACCCGTGGAGCCACCAGGTCCGAGAATTGTCTTTGTGAATGATGCCTTCACGCGCATGATGGGCTACGAGAAGCATGAGGTGATTGGCAAGACCCCTCGGATTTTGCAAGGTCCGAAAACGAATTGGACAGTCTTGAAGAATCTGCGATCCGCTTTAAAGAACTGGCAGCCTGTGATTACCGAACTGATCAACTATCACAAAGACGGGTCTGAAGTGTGGATCGAACTGAGTATTTTCCCAGTCACCGACCAAACCGGACATTACACTTATTGGGTCGGCTTGCAGCGTGAAATTACCCACCGCAAACAAGCTGAGATTGAAATGCGAAAAGCATTAGAAAAAGAACGCGAGCTAAGCGAACTGAAATCAAACTTTGTCACCACTGTTTCGCATGAGTTTCGTACGCCCTTGAGTACGATTCTTTCTTCGGCAGACATGCTGGAGTTTTATGCGGGAAATTGTTCGATCGATAAACAACTTGAACATATCCAGCGCATTCAAGCGGCATCTTTGAACATGAAAGACCTTCTCAGTGACATTCTGATGCTGGAGCGGGCTGATGCCAAGAAAGTCAAGTTTGAACCGGCTCCACTCAATATTTTGTCTTTTTGCGAGAACCTGATCGATGAAATGCGATTGAATGATCAAGCTCAGCACCAGATTAGGTTTGAACCGGAAGCGGATGTGTCAGAAATTCGCGGCTACATGGATGCGAAATTGATGCGGCAAATTTTTACCAATCTGCTTTCTAATGCGTTGAAATACTCTCCGGCTGAGTCCACCATCACATTCCGAATCCGACAAGATCAGACCCACGTTTACTTTGAAGTGCAAGATCAAGGCATTGGAATCCCGGAAAGTGATCAAGTGCGGCTCTTTGAAGCATTTCATCGAGCTACGAATGTCGGAATGATTTCTGGAAATGGATTAGGACTGGCGATCGTCAAACAATCAGTTGAAATTCATCAAGGGCAGATTCAATTAACGAGTCATGAAAATCAAGGAACAATGGTTCAAGTGATGTTGCCTCTGCGCCCTCAAGATACGGAAATTTTAGACTGATGGTGAAATGGTTGATATTTGCGATCGCAGGATTAGGCATCGCTGGGCTAGGCAAGATCGGTGAGATGACGATTGAGACAATGGGCAGCCTCGTTCACTTTAACTGTCGCCCAACCGCAAACCGTGTGATCTGTGAATTAACGCATGA is part of the Leptolyngbya boryana PCC 6306 genome and harbors:
- a CDS encoding PAS domain-containing sensor histidine kinase is translated as MRETDQIQLQQRNAELEVLVAELRSQLQSQSVQELTKTPKAIAPSVSSVEAEFDLDTVRSLRYQITKLEHKIEQLQAEVSRRRREQESLRTSEQRYRSVVEAMHEAVMMLNAEGLIETCNASTEKILECAIDELIDRNILELGWEAIHEDGSAFDLETFPGLITAKTGIPCSEVILGLCKPEKQVTWISINSQPLFQPGQVLPYAVVVSFSDISLRRWIEEERHQLLAREQTARAEAELAREQINRVLQSITDGFVALDRSARFTYVNHAAAQILGKPARDLLGKVLWQEFPDFAETSFGQLYRRAMAEGVPLEIVDYYIPCQGWYSMRAYPAKSGVSLFFRNMTDSVETARERDQAQQALRCALQRLSFHVDNSPFAVIEWDQNLRITRWSREAEALLGWDASEVIGKQFGSWELVVPEDLGTVDRAIAQLLNGQTTRNVCTSRNVSKDGSIVPCEWYNSVLFDSSGELISVLSLILNVRERQQVEDERKAAAAELRESEERFRQLAENIEQIFWMYDVEQRKLIYISPGCQQVLGYDSQSCYEKPLSFWLNRGLPEDIPHLMKVSRQALRGKSAEATFQFQRPDQEKRWLLARAFPVRNQQGKVYRIAGIAEDITEAKHREAERQAQEQRLLLLESVVLNANDAIVITEAEPVEPPGPRIVFVNDAFTRMMGYEKHEVIGKTPRILQGPKTNWTVLKNLRSALKNWQPVITELINYHKDGSEVWIELSIFPVTDQTGHYTYWVGLQREITHRKQAEIEMRKALEKERELSELKSNFVTTVSHEFRTPLSTILSSADMLEFYAGNCSIDKQLEHIQRIQAASLNMKDLLSDILMLERADAKKVKFEPAPLNILSFCENLIDEMRLNDQAQHQIRFEPEADVSEIRGYMDAKLMRQIFTNLLSNALKYSPAESTITFRIRQDQTHVYFEVQDQGIGIPESDQVRLFEAFHRATNVGMISGNGLGLAIVKQSVEIHQGQIQLTSHENQGTMVQVMLPLRPQDTEILD